TGAAATCGCTGCAGAGACGGTTCGTGGAGAAGCAACAGCTGCttgagagagaagtcgcgcGGCGGGCAGAGCTGGTGGAACGTGAGTTAAAGAATGCTCCAGagcaggaaaggaagaagctgctggGCGACATCGAGAGACAAGTTGTTGAGGAACAAGAACTCCTCCTAGAAGACTACCAGCCCCCCATCAGCGCTGTCAACGCTGCACTTGaagcctgtctctgcaccgGCCGCCTTAAGCAAGCTCTTCTGATTTACAAAGAAGACGTGGAGTTTCCAGAAAAGCAACGTCTCCGTGCAGGCGAGGCTCTTGACCAAGAACTCGCGGTAGGCTATAAGGATGAGCCAATGCCCGGAGAGCTCCTTGTTGCAAGTAAAAAGCAAAGGCCTTTGCTGCAGTTCGCGTCTATAGGGTAGAGAAGCAcaagagaggcggaggcgagaagaagaatcgaTTGTTCAAAGATCCAAACGGATTGAAGAAGCAACAACACAGAAGGCAGTGACAAGCCGCCCGAAAGCCGCCCGACCGTGTCTCGACAAGGAGAGCGACGTACGCAAATCCTTCGTCCACGGTGCAAGAGACGTTTGCTTGCTTCGCTTTACAGATTaagttttctttctctttgcagTTGGAAAtatgtttctcttttcttgcctTTCGTTTCATGACGAATTCCAAGTCACGCGTCCTGTGCTCGCCTCCGCGATGGTCTCGTTGCGTTCCTTTGACTCTCTCTGACAGCTCAATAACTGATGCGCTGCCCTTTTACCTAGCGTCGGCATGCGCCCGGTTCTTGAAGCGAGTCGCTTCGatgcgtttgtgtctcctttttttctctccagccgAGCAAGGCGGCTCCGACGCTGCGGACGTTTGAGTTGCTtctgcgcgcatgcagtcaacAGCGACAGGCCTTTGCGCTTGCTCAGATTTGGCGGGACTTTGAGGAGCTCCAGGCGACAGTTgccgagacgcagaacgcgTCTCCCTTCCGCCTCCCCTCGGCTGCTCCGTGCGTCGCCTCCGCGATCCAAGGCTTCGCCGCCTGCGGACTCTGGACCTACGCGCTGCggcttcttttgcttctccacaaggagacaggcgacgcgagacagagacactgcgAGCTTCTCTCCGACCTCCTGCGAGACGCCCGAGAGGCTGCCGAAAGGTCAGGAGcggcgcgagagacacagagcaaAATGAGgagcgagaacgaaggagaacgcAGCAGCGAACAGAAGGACGGCGACGCAAGAGCAGCCGCGAGTGAGAGCGGAGACTGGGAGCGGTGTCTGGAAGGGCATTTCGTTGATTTGGGCGTGGAACCGTACCTGGCAGTGCTTCGCGCCTGTCGAGATGTTGGAGCGTGGAAGCCTGCGCTTGGcattcttcgtctccttcagcaGCGTCACACGCAGGCGAaactgctgcatgcactggggGCGGCGCGCGAGCGGCGCGAGGCCGAGCGACGCGAGCAGTTTCAGCAACGGGTGAGGGCGCTGCGGAGGCGTCTCTCTGAAGCCAAACGGAAGACGAACGGTGCGGACTGTGTGGGCGAGACCGCCGAACGGCAACGGCCAACTTCAGCAACCGCCACTGGCGACTCCGATCCCCTCCTCTCCCGAGACATGGAGCGCTTCCTTGGGTCTCTGCACAACTCAGTGGCGGTTGGGAGGACGCCGCTGTTGCCCGAGTTCCCCTACGAGGCGTACGCCCTGACTCTGGGCACCATGGCGGCAGCGGGAGCCTGGGACAGAGTGCTGGCGGTGTCTTcggagttcttctctcggcgaGACTCCGGCGCATGCGGTTCTGCAAGCTTGAGAGCAGATGGCCCCGCAGGcgaagcgaacgaagagagaaaaccggCGAGACGAGCTGTGGGTTTCggaggagaacgcgacgaAGGAGGACAGCCGgaaagaggagcagagggCGAGCGGCGAGACGCCCCGCTGGAAATAAGGAAGagtgtgcatgcgtacaGACTGATGGCCTTGATGCACTTGGGGAGACACCAAGAGGTcgaggcagaaagacgaagccTCATTCGGCTGACCGAGATGGAGAGGAGGACGCGCGAGCGCCGAGACgcgaggcagcgagagagagaaggcggagaagaaaagcgagaagaagggaagggaAGTGAAGAGGCGTTTTTGCCcaaatggagagaagaaacagagcacGAGGagggcgaaggaggcgaagacgaaggcagtCACGGAATCGCTACCCTCGTtctcgaagaagcagaaacctGGCTCATGCGTGGAGTGacccgagagagacgaacgcaaGGAAAAGACAACATATATCCAACGCCTTCGATCCACGAGACGACACCACACACTTATGAAGCAACTCATCattccttcccttctccctcgaaatcctcttctgcttcctcttctgcttcctcttctgcttcctcttcagcttcctcttcagcttcctcttcagcttcctcttcagcttcctcttcagcttcctcttcagcttcctcttcagcttcctcttcttctcctctgcagccATCCTTTATTGCTGGCTcgggaggaggcagaagcatGTCCCTGCGCGACGTTCATCACCTTGGAGGAGTCTCTGCCATGTCAGAGGGTCTCAAGGAAggcaggggagaagaaacctcAGTGGCAAGGAGGGAAGAATTCCTCATTGGTGGTGGAACAAAGAGGAAGGTTTGTGTCCAAGATGAGGATCGAGGAGACGCTGTTGCTGAAGGCGAAGCGAATCACGAGTCGGTATGCCAAGACGAAACGGGGGAAGAACATTCGGGGAGAAGTCTAGATCGCTTTTTCGCGGGTCTTGAGCCTGTGTCTGAACGCGAGGCGCGTGCTGTCGCGGAGGCGgtagagagacgaagaacggaggaacattggagacaagagaagatgcagagtGGAGTAAAACGGGCGACGGGGGACAGGGAGGGAATGCAGCCGAAGAGATCGGCCGATCCGGAGGGCGACAAGAACGATCCTGGTTGTCAAACAGCAGGAAACGATCCcgggggagagacaggactgagacgacgagaaggagagagagacggagtgaatgaagaagcgggaggtagagagaaaggcgcatCAGGGCAGatagaacgagagagagaaggagaacacgatacagaagaagcaagagagagactcgaagagaaagaagaagagagagaaaaagagaacagtGAACGGGAAGGGAGAGCAATAAGAGCAGtttcaggagagagaggattgtcggtttctgctttcttgaGTTCCGTCCTCGGCCCGCGTCGCGCGGTGCTTGAGAGCATGCGGGAAGAGCCGGTTTTGGAGGACACGGTGACCGAGGAACCTGAGAGCcttgaactgcatgcagacgcagaagcgcagctggaggcgaagcagagggaaggcgagagccgcgacagaagcggtgaaaacacagaagcctcaacggagaggagaaactcgccagaccgagaagaagagaaacaggatCCTGTCACGACGGCAACCCAGGAGACAGATGCGAACACTGGGGGAACACTGTCGCAggcgggaggaagaaagagtgaAGCAGCTTCCAGATCCGAATCTGTCGAGACGAGTCtggatcttcttcttcgactcaAGCACAAGACGccggcagagacgcagcagctcGAAGATGGACCGCCTCGCTGGCTCGCCAGGCGAAGCGGCACAGGGGAGCCGGGAGCTGAGGCCGTCGCAGGTAGCCGCCggggtgtacatccaccCGACGGCCGGGCGGGAGTCGGGATCCctggaggaggcgcaggctctcagaggcagagacaggagacgagagggcaGAGTGCATTTCTCTTTGCAGGTGACCACGGCTGGGGATGGCCGCCGCACTGGGAAGAAAAACTCGACAAGGCTCGAGCCAGATTGCAGCGAACGAACgacgaaagtggagagaccGAGGAAAATGCAAAGACAGAGACCCCTTGGGGGATGAGACCGACCTAGGCACTcgccgagaaaaaagctggcgtgaggagacaggaaagggGAACTCgtaaagagagagagagggagaccagagag
This window of the Toxoplasma gondii ME49 chromosome VI, whole genome shotgun sequence genome carries:
- a CDS encoding hypothetical protein (encoded by transcript TGME49_244050~Signal peptide predicted by SignalP 2.0 HMM (probability 0.991) with cleavage site probability 0.606 at residue 25~Predicted trans-membrane domain (TMHMM2.0):6-29): MRRPSLFSFLSCSLFLLACSSAVSALPLAAPLRSAPLCPFASSASSSSLHRRPAGLRCTPHFAFASFEKAKGSEKCEPAKTPRPSVETADGELLRRDPADPSSGSARVCGVHTSGVPLATVPKANNERCEGKRHFRFRTNDEEGNHGNELEGRFEEPEEPDRAAEGQEKRRRENSGKTPGRATGKRKPLNGYHASWLASAFNRHQASHIHSLRVSSFRSPLSSFLSSSHSSSLALCSSSFSPFASLLSPSPLFLNPASSASGRRVSLSNFLSSPSSSSPSVSASSSCSSSSSLLRALVACHSSPQTASVSLSPPRGSSFSSLSPSVLLRRSETRTQAPTLQAPLLSVRGSWPPDAGDDRETEKRLSPLRIDYRQAFELLEKADPTGIKALTAAYNAALHACERQRDRPGALRIYAAMREKEIPIDVVTLHSLFTLLEAFADDTALLQILAQVDSADPESSMAFLSRSPSSSLSPSPRSDSQASPTVSVTPSLLSLGISTCCRAGNATAAVQLMERLKVLLRRNADKFLLNFTSVLPPDTADATAAVAHPPTGVYVQLVVALTQEGRYEEALAYYEELKSLQRRFVEKQQLLEREVARRAELVERELKNAPEQERKKLLGDIERQVVEEQELLLEDYQPPISAVNAALEACLCTGRLKQALLIYKEDVEFPEKQRLRAGEALDQELAPSKAAPTLRTFELLLRACSQQRQAFALAQIWRDFEELQATVAETQNASPFRLPSAAPCVASAIQGFAACGLWTYALRLLLLLHKETGDARQRHCELLSDLLRDAREAAERSGAARETQSKMRSENEGERSSEQKDGDARAAASESGDWERCLEGHFVDLGVEPYLAVLRACRDVGAWKPALGILRLLQQRHTQAKLLHALGAARERREAERREQFQQRVRALRRRLSEAKRKTNGADCVGETAERQRPTSATATGDSDPLLSRDMERFLGSLHNSVAVGRTPLLPEFPYEAYALTLGTMAAAGAWDRVLAVSSEFFSRRDSGACGSASLRADGPAGEANEERKPARRAVGFGGERDEGGQPERGAEGERRDAPLEIRKSVHAYRLMALMHLGRHQEVEAERRSLIRLTEMERRTRERRDARQREREGGEEKREEGKGSEEAFLPKWREETEHEEGEGGEDEGSHGIATLVLEEAETWLMRGVTRERRTQGKDNIYPTPSIHETTPHTYEATHHSFPSPSKSSSASSSASSSASSSASSSASSSASSSASSSASSSASSSASSSSPLQPSFIAGSGGGRSMSLRDVHHLGGVSAMSEGLKEGRGEETSVARREEFLIGGGTKRKVCVQDEDRGDAVAEGEANHESVCQDETGEEHSGRSLDRFFAGLEPVSEREARAVAEAVERRRTEEHWRQEKMQSGVKRATGDREGMQPKRSADPEGDKNDPGCQTAGNDPGGETGLRRREGERDGVNEEAGGREKGASGQIEREREGEHDTEEARERLEEKEEEREKENSEREGRAIRAVSGERGLSVSAFLSSVLGPRRAVLESMREEPVLEDTVTEEPESLELHADAEAQLEAKQREGESRDRSGENTEASTERRNSPDREEEKQDPVTTATQETDANTGGTLSQAGGRKSEAASRSESVETSLDLLLRLKHKTPAETQQLEDGPPRWLARRSGTGEPGAEAVAGSRRGVHPPDGRAGVGIPGGGAGSQRQRQETRGQSAFLFAGDHGWGWPPHWEEKLDKARARLQRTNDESGETEENAKTETPWGMRPT